The nucleotide sequence TTCAACTCTTGATTTTGATAAAGTGGAAAAGTCGACCTAATGGAGGAGTTCAGGAAGGGGGGTACTACAGCATGGGCACACAATACATaatcgcattatccctgcatagaTATTGTCATAGGTGGGTAGTATAACAGGCAACATTTACTTCGTTAAATTTACTTGAGTAACATTTTGGAAATTATGTAGGcctacttttaaaataaaattaaaagttgaTACTTTTACTCTTTCTTGAGTATATTTCTAATAGGAAATCTGCGTGACGTTCAGTCGTTCctccatttttaaatatgcagtataatatttgttgtttctttcaaGGTTGTCGTCTCTTTTTACGGCATTTCCGAGGGATTCCCACGtgcggcatcttttagcactgggagcAGTCGATCTATTAGTTTAAAACTAATGTCCCATTTAATATTGTTCGTCATCTCTTTAGGCAcgtcggtaacactttacaagaAGGGTCCATGAATGATCATGTACGAATATCTGAATTAATACTTACTTCCACATGAACTAATGATGAATGAAGAAATGCCGTAATCAAGAATTATTAAAGGGCTAACCTTAGCTAATACTGGAGTCATGAGGATTCATGTGTTAATACTGCCCAGGTTAACTACATGTTTGTTAGttaatgtttaacaaaaaaaaaaacttaccaaACTTACCAACTTATCAAGTACAACTTAACAAATCGacaattaaatcaaaaacaAGGAGGTATTCTGAGAACTTGTAATGACtacttttgtaatatttaatatgaattaacacGTACAATTTCATCACACTTTTGATACTTTTGATATAGCATTTGTCACACTGCAGGATTAGTGGTGGTCGTCCGATTACACATTTTCACCATTTTATCGAGAGTGGGGCAATGATTTTTTGGGAGACTAATTGCTTTGTAGGATTCCTGTGAGtttaaatgcacaaacctgaagcaattatacccaacaaatggaaaagggaacataaaatagttactatatttaaattttcatgtgcccatatATGAGAAATGTGtactgttatggatgtgacaatcctgaaaatggcatgTCAAataatgcactaaaaataaaacaaatgcttttaaaaacttttaggGACATCACATGAGCATTAGCGCCACCAAATGTTGACATCTGTGCTGTTAAAATAGTAAAACCCTTtagtaaaaactaaattttaatggcatggttgacattttcatggaattgcctatatcacatgaaaatatttcatttaccTCCTAAAATTGttaattcatttcaattaaattaaattcaaacgACAGGATCCTGAaagatacattaaaaaataagtgttttcataaaaaataagaccaacaactacacatttctctctctcctcagggTCCAGTGCTGAAGACATCGTGTTTGTGCAAACAGGAGATTCAGTTCAGCTGGATATACAGAGAGATGTGCCTGCTCATTTCTCTGAGCTATCCTGGGGGAATGACAAATCAAGCACTATAGTGAAATTTTATAAAGAATTTAATAATCTAAAGATTTATTTTCCTGACAAGGCaggttttaataataaaacccTTTCTCTAACACTGAAGAACATGCAGAAGAATGACAGTGGGGTTTATACAGCAGATATACCtggaagacaaaacaaaaatgttgctgTATATACAGTAACTGTTTTGGGTGAGTATAAAAGTGAATTAATATTATCAGACGTTCATGTAAAAAACCTTTTCCTATTAGACAAATGgtatttttcttcttatgtCTGCTGTTTGCTAAATGGTACAAATGGCTCAGTTATGCTCAGTTAAGATTTGTGATTTGTTAATTGCTTTTGACAATAAGTCAAACCTGTCTATCAAAGTGATTGGTCACagcattgtttattattattgttacagCACACAGTTTGTTAATCTGTGTAATGTGTCTTTCTTGAATGTGTGTTTCAGATGCAGTGAAGGCTCCTGTTCTTACTGTCATCTCAAACTCATTCAGCAGTGACTCCTGCACTGTGAACTTTACCTGTACAGGTCATGACCTCACACTCAACTCCACATACACCAACAGCTGCTGCTCTCCAGAGAATGTGACATCACTGGAGAAGTACTCCCTCATTACGATCTGCAGTGAGAACACCATCATCTGTAACCATAGCAACCCTGTCAGCTGGAAAACGTGGTCAACAGACACTAAACAGTTTTGTGAAGGTAAATCTCTGCTGCTAAACTAACCTTAACAGTACAATACAGTGATTTTCATCGGGCTGATAACTTTAAACCTCTTTTTGAATTGACTCTTACTGTAGTTCCAGAGAAACCAGCAACACATCAAGAGTCCAGTAAACATCTTATCGTAGTGATTGGCGGTGTTGTCGGCTTTCTGCTTTTGGTGATGGCTTTGGTCATCTATTGCTGTTGGAAAAGACATAAAGGTAAACTTTTTTgtagatttaatatttattggATAACGTTTTGGTAACACTATCCTTGAAGCATgtttgtataatgcattataaaagttgtttaaaagcattgaaatgcaccttttaatgcattgtaatgttttatgactaaatgtgttttataaataattgttattacagttaataccttagcaattcattgttacacaacactt is from Triplophysa dalaica isolate WHDGS20190420 chromosome 3, ASM1584641v1, whole genome shotgun sequence and encodes:
- the LOC130417945 gene encoding uncharacterized protein LOC130417945 isoform X2, translating into MAAGHFFAFLIFLIFNTGSSAEDIVFVQTGDSVQLDIQRDVPAHFSELSWGNDKSSTIVKFYKEFNNLKIYFPDKAGFNNKTLSLTLKNMQKNDSGVYTADIPGRQNKNVAVYTVTVLDAVKAPVLTVISNSFSSDSCTVNFTCTGHDLTLNSTYTNSCCSPENVTSLEKYSLITICSENTIICNHSNPVSWKTWSTDTKQFCEVPEKPATHQESSKHLIVVIGGVVGFLLLVMALVIYCCWKRHKGGRQDFNTVYNEVGNQPMEAIRTESHTYDVPDRVGT
- the LOC130417945 gene encoding signaling lymphocytic activation molecule-like isoform X1 — its product is MAAGHFFAFLIFLIFNTGSSAEDIVFVQTGDSVQLDIQRDVPAHFSELSWGNDKSSTIVKFYKEFNNLKIYFPDKAGFNNKTLSLTLKNMQKNDSGVYTADIPGRQNKNVAVYTVTVLDAVKAPVLTVISNSFSSDSCTVNFTCTGHDLTLNSTYTNSCCSPENVTSLEKYSLITICSENTIICNHSNPVSWKTWSTDTKQFCEVPEKPATHQESSKHLIVVIGGVVGFLLLVMALVIYCCWKRHKGGRQDFNTVYNEVGNQPMEAIRTESHTYDVPDRTPAQTRQEKESNTIYHMVGQPPNQPVTAVTEHTIYSQVCKQPPAKRPDTSSNNTRNKTEDCG
- the LOC130417945 gene encoding uncharacterized protein LOC130417945 isoform X3, whose amino-acid sequence is MAAGHFFAFLIFLIFNTGSSAEDIVFVQTGDSVQLDIQRDVPAHFSELSWGNDKSSTIVKFYKEFNNLKIYFPDKAGFNNKTLSLTLKNMQKNDSGVYTADIPGRQNKNVAVYTVTVLDAVKAPVLTVISNSFSSDSCTVNFTCTGHDLTLNSTYTNSCCSPENVTSLEKYSLITICSENTIICNHSNPVSWKTWSTDTKQFCEVPEKPATHQESSKHLIVVIGGVVGFLLLVMALVIYCCWKRHKESTNGSHQN